In a genomic window of Cerasicoccus sp. TK19100:
- a CDS encoding glycosyltransferase — MPLNYTVAICTYRRAEILKRVLDHWFDVYPKESVQFIIINNGMDEATRRLAEEHAFAHAIEHVFEDRAGVSHARNKAIECAKGDVLIYLDDDCLVDPSWLPSVRQHFESDTRKQIGMLGGAIKLQWDFEPPSWYHPQFISSFSGTDYPPGDYEVTSAEQWLGEGNSAYWKSHLVEVGRFSTDLGRVKDCLLSNEGNELRVRLETKGYQTWYSSTMSVSHIVFEERLRSPKWLLKRNFWGGVSHKIQEMRHNGVANCGKELRYLIKYALLRDVPHLCPGSSPSYEKLSRACQAYFRVGLLYAIVRYRHKF; from the coding sequence GTGCCGTTGAATTACACAGTCGCTATCTGCACCTATCGTCGCGCTGAGATTCTTAAGCGTGTGCTGGACCACTGGTTTGACGTGTATCCGAAGGAGTCGGTTCAGTTTATCATTATCAACAACGGCATGGATGAGGCCACGCGCCGCCTCGCTGAAGAGCATGCATTTGCCCACGCTATCGAGCATGTGTTTGAAGATCGGGCCGGTGTATCCCATGCCCGCAATAAGGCTATCGAGTGCGCCAAGGGCGATGTGCTGATTTACCTCGATGACGACTGCCTCGTTGATCCCAGCTGGCTGCCCAGCGTGAGGCAGCATTTCGAATCGGACACACGCAAGCAGATCGGCATGCTTGGCGGCGCAATCAAATTACAATGGGACTTTGAACCACCCTCCTGGTATCACCCGCAATTCATCAGCTCCTTTAGCGGAACAGATTATCCGCCCGGAGATTATGAAGTGACATCGGCCGAGCAATGGCTGGGCGAAGGTAATAGCGCCTATTGGAAGAGCCACTTAGTTGAAGTGGGCCGCTTTAGCACGGATCTGGGCCGCGTCAAAGATTGTCTGCTGTCCAATGAAGGGAACGAGTTGAGAGTTCGACTCGAAACTAAGGGCTATCAAACTTGGTATAGTTCAACGATGTCCGTATCTCACATTGTTTTTGAAGAAAGACTGCGGTCGCCAAAGTGGCTGCTTAAGCGAAACTTTTGGGGAGGTGTATCGCATAAAATTCAAGAGATGCGGCATAACGGTGTCGCAAACTGCGGCAAAGAACTACGCTATTTAATCAAGTATGCGCTCCTGCGAGATGTGCCACATCTATGCCCGGGCAGTTCACCTTCATACGAAAA